The window TGACAAAGTTGCCATTTACAGCCAGCGCGGGCTCGTGTCTGTCGAACAAGCCGCTTTGATACTTCACCCGCAAGATCCGCGATACCGCTTCGTCGATGCGGGTCATCGGCACTTCGCCGGTTTTGGCTAAATCCAAGAGTAAATCGTAAAACGAGTAATCAAACGGCACCATGCTCATATCAATGCCGGCCATGACCGCCATCTTGACCGCTTCGCGCGGCGAGGCCGCGAGTTTGTCGCGGGTGTATAAACGGCTGATGTCGGCCCAATCGGATACAGTAAAGCCTTTAAAACCCATCTCGCCGCGCAAAATGGTGTTCAGGTAATGATGATTGACGTGACCGGGGATGCCGTCCACTTCAGCTGAGTTGATCATCACCGTCGGCGTACCGGCTTTCACGCCAGCCTCGAAGCCCGGCAGAAAATATTCGCGCAACGCCCTTTCGCCTATCCAGGCAGGGGTGCGGTCCTTGCCGTTTAAGGGATAGCTATAGCCGACATAATGCTTCAAGCAAGTCGGCGCTTTGTCGGCTGCCGCAAAATCGTCGCCGTGGTGACCATGGATATAGGCACTACCCATCGTCACCGCAAGATGCACGTCCTCGCCATAGGTTTCCCATAAGCGCGGCCACAGCGGTTGCCGGCCGATGTCCATTACCGGCATGAAATTCCAATCTAAACCAGACGCCTTGACTTCGCGGGCGGTCACTTCGCCTTCCTTGAAAGCCAGATCAGGATTAAACGTGGCCGCCATACTGATGGCTTGCGGAAACAGCACCGCGTTTTCGGTATAGGTAGCGCCATGAATTGCATCGATACCGTAGAGCACCGGAATTTTCAACCGGCTTTTCGCGGCCACCTCGCGTATCGTCTGGGTCATCCGTCGCCATTTTTCGATGGGCTGGGTTTGATTATTCGGCGTGGTGGGCGTGTTCAGGATCGAGCCAATATGCCGATTCAATATGGCGTCTTCCAGTTTGGCCTGATCGATCGGATTATCGGCAATCTCGCCGTTGACCACCGAAACCACGCTAAAGTCGATCTGGGTCATTTGCCCGACTTTTTCTTCCAGGCTCATTTGCGCCAACAAGGCCTGGACCTGCGCTTCAACATTGTCGTTTGTTTCTTCTGCACTCACGCCGGACTCCAAGGCCACGAATAGGGAAAGAATTAAAAAAACTAATTTTGTTTTCAAGAGATTTGCTTGGTTTGAATGATGCCTGCTCAATCGCTTTGTATGCCTGCCGTCCGCACGGCAACAGTCTGCTCAAAGATAGCAAGGCGCTCGCAATTATGGGTAAAAAGAAATTATGGTTATGAATCTCGCAACGCTACAGACGCACGTTAACGAAGTAGCCGGGATAGTGTATCCAGACCTGACTGCGATGTCCCCTATTTTATAAGCAATCGCGCCGCAGACAATGTAACGAAATCAGGCCTGGCTTGGCTTTTTACAGGACAGGTGATAAACCTTGTACAGCCCGGCTTCACCAGCCGCAAATGCTTGCGAATCAGCCTCGTCTATGCGTTGCACATGACTGAGTTCGATCACAAAGTCCTTGCCGTATAACGCGATGATTTCGTCGGAAACATCGTCAGTCTCATCGCTAACACATTCCAGTTCAAGGTCCTCCGCAGTCAACAGCAAGATAGTCGCGGTCTCCGGCACGATGTGCCGCAGCTGCGACACATATTGCCCGCGAATATCTTCGGGCAAGGCGGTTAAGGCCGCCCGATCGTAAACGGTGTCGATTTTCCCTAATTCGGCGGCGCTTAACGCAAAATAATCACCGCACAAAATACTTAATCTGCCGCTACGCCACAGCGTAAATTTACCCAAACGCCGCCGCACCGGCCGCAGGCGGTTTTCTTTAAAAAAGGCCTTTACGGCTACTTCGCTTAATTCGACACCGATGACCTGATGCCCTTGCTCGACCAGCCAAAGCATATCCAGACTCTTGCCGCACAGCGGTACGAAGACCCGGCTGCCTGGGGCCGCGTGCAGGCTCGGCCAGAATTGCGCCAGCAAACTATTGACGGCAATCTGATGAAAATCGGTACGCCGGTCGCGCCAAAACTGCAACCACAAGGCGTTATCGCGCCCGGTCATGCCGCTTCCCCAACGACCACTTGGCTGAAGGTCAGAAATCGGCCTTTGTAATGCTCGCCGTTTTCAGTCAGACGTTCGGCAATCCGGCTGGTACAGCCATAGCCCAAAGCCGTCATTTCCCGGCAAAATCCCACACGATTGCCGCGATCAGGATCGACAATAATGATTTGTGCATTCGGCGCGGCGTGCCGGTCGATGAAATTAGCCAACTGCTCGGGCTGCTGACGTTCGTAAAGCACATCGCTGCCGATAATCAGATCAAACTGACCCAAGCCCGGATTGCCGATTTCCCAATTGCCGGTTTTATATTGCAACGGCCCCAGTTTATTTAGCAGCAGATTTTCGTTAAGAAACGTCTCGCTCAAAGGATGCCAGTCGCTGACCGTAATATCGCCAGCCCGCCGGTGAATCACCAGACTGGCCAACCCCAAACCCGCGCCGATTTCCAGGACGCGCTTCCCCACCAAATCGACACTATGCATAGCCAAAGCCAACACCCGCGCGGACGGCCAAACCTTGCCGAACAGCGACCAACTGGCGGACGAAATCCCGGCCAGCTCAGCTTCGCCGAACGGATCGGCATATTGCTGCAAATCGGCTAAAGAGCGAATCACGTAATCGAAACCGGCAACGGTGACGGTCTCGAATTTGACACGATAATCTGACATTGAGGGTTACAGCGACAAGGTTGTGCATCAGGAAAAGGTTCTGATCGAAGGGCACAACGCTTCCTGAAAAGAGGCATGCAGGCCGAAAAGGCACTCGCGGAGTTACCCGGAAACGGGAGACTGTTTATGCAGGGTAACACATTGTTAGCGCTAACACGGCAGTAGCTAACTCAGTGATTACGAATTGGAGGGCATGGATTCAAAGCTTTGATAGCGTGACGCTGACCGATAGCAGCTATACCGCTCTCCTCTCAAACCAAAATCGCTCGACATGTTATGCGGGAAACAATTTATCCCGCGCATTTTCCAGAATCGCTGTCACGGCCGGATGCTTGAGTTTACGGCGCATGGTAATCGCATAAAAGCGCTCATGTACCGAGTCGATGCGGCCGATGGCCTGCACACCGTACTGGCTTTGGATTTCCACTTCGACATTACTCGGCGCGACAAACAATCCCACCCCGCCGCTACCAAAGGTTTTAATTAACGCGCTGTCTTCAATTTCGGCCTGGATAGCCGGGCTAATGCTTTCGGTGTCAAACCATTGATCCAGCGAACGCCGCAACGACGTATTGCCGGTCGGCAGCAAGAACGGCGCGCCGCTCAAGCAGCGCGGGAAGTTTTGACTATAGGTCGCAGCCAATGCCGGCGCGCCGAATACGGTCACTCCGCATTCGCCCAGCAGATGATTAAACGCCTTGGCACCACTGGTAGGTGTCAGCGGCGCATCGGACAAAACGATATCCATCCCTTGCATAGCCATCTCGCTCAAAAGACGCTCGGTTTTGTCCTCGTAACAAAGAATCTGCACCGGCTCCGGCAATCGGAATGCCGGCTCTATCAAACGGTAAACCACCATTTTCGGCAATGCGTCCGCGACGCCCACCACCAAACGCAAGGCCCGTCCGGTGGGTCGGCCTTTTAAGGTATTACTTAACTCTCTACCCAGCGAAAAGATTTCTTCCGCATAATTAAATACCAACCGACCGGTGTCGGTGAGTGCTAGTTTACGGCCTTGTTTATAAAATAATTTTTCGCCGATTTGCTGTTCCAGAACCGCTAATTGGCCGCTGATGGTCGGTTGCGCCAAATGCAGTTTTTCGCAAGCGCGAGTGATGCTTTCTTCACGTGCGACATTCCAGAAATAAAACAAATGTTGGTAGTTGATACGTTCCACAGCACTCAATATATAGAAATTTACGATGAATTCATTCTAAACATTCTATTTAACAATATCAAAATGCTGCGCTAGGCTATGACGCAACCGTAACCTAACCTGAGAACTGAACATGCAAAAGCTAAAAGCACTGCACGGCGAAGACAACGCTCCAAGTACCGGATCCGCGGCAGCGGAGTACGACAAGTCAGCGTTCGAACTGGATAACCTCAGCGCCAGCCAAATCCTCAGTGATCGCCTGGCCGATGCCCACTGCGACGACAAAGAATTACGCAGTTCGATACGCCTGCTCGGTTCGATATTGACTAAAGTGCTCACCGCACAAGCCAAGCCGGAAGTCGCTACCGCCGTCGCGCAGTTGCAACGCAAGTTTGCCAGCTTGATCCGAGAGGGCAGCGCCAACCGCCGCCGCCAGTTCATGGAGATTCTGGAAGACCTGGATGCGGAAGAAATAGGCGAAGTGGTGCGGGTG of the Methylomonas sp. MK1 genome contains:
- a CDS encoding glycoside hydrolase family 3 N-terminal domain-containing protein gives rise to the protein MSAEETNDNVEAQVQALLAQMSLEEKVGQMTQIDFSVVSVVNGEIADNPIDQAKLEDAILNRHIGSILNTPTTPNNQTQPIEKWRRMTQTIREVAAKSRLKIPVLYGIDAIHGATYTENAVLFPQAISMAATFNPDLAFKEGEVTAREVKASGLDWNFMPVMDIGRQPLWPRLWETYGEDVHLAVTMGSAYIHGHHGDDFAAADKAPTCLKHYVGYSYPLNGKDRTPAWIGERALREYFLPGFEAGVKAGTPTVMINSAEVDGIPGHVNHHYLNTILRGEMGFKGFTVSDWADISRLYTRDKLAASPREAVKMAVMAGIDMSMVPFDYSFYDLLLDLAKTGEVPMTRIDEAVSRILRVKYQSGLFDRHEPALAVNGNFVTEDAVAANRQAAREAIILAKNDQHILPLSKQASILVTGPTANLLSVMNGGWTITWQGAAEHLYPKDKPTLLQALQQKTSGKVTYVGGKNFSDEINIEQAVTQARQHDVVILALGEKTYTETEGNIESLYLDPVQLQLARAIFEIGKPVILVTFGGRPRIITEIANKAQAVVLGFLPGMEGGAAMADILFGDTNPSGKLPISYPRDTNDIVMYDHKPIEAFESNQYRPLYPFGHGLSYTTFQTSGLRLSKESIAMGENIDLTVKVKNTGALTGKETVMVYLHDVAASVSRPVKQLKAFKKVELKPGAEQTLQFSLTPQDMSFIGVDMRRIVEPGEFEVMVGDEFARFHVAKP
- a CDS encoding thiopurine S-methyltransferase, whose protein sequence is MTGRDNALWLQFWRDRRTDFHQIAVNSLLAQFWPSLHAAPGSRVFVPLCGKSLDMLWLVEQGHQVIGVELSEVAVKAFFKENRLRPVRRRLGKFTLWRSGRLSILCGDYFALSAAELGKIDTVYDRAALTALPEDIRGQYVSQLRHIVPETATILLLTAEDLELECVSDETDDVSDEIIALYGKDFVIELSHVQRIDEADSQAFAAGEAGLYKVYHLSCKKPSQA
- a CDS encoding class I SAM-dependent methyltransferase; amino-acid sequence: MSDYRVKFETVTVAGFDYVIRSLADLQQYADPFGEAELAGISSASWSLFGKVWPSARVLALAMHSVDLVGKRVLEIGAGLGLASLVIHRRAGDITVSDWHPLSETFLNENLLLNKLGPLQYKTGNWEIGNPGLGQFDLIIGSDVLYERQQPEQLANFIDRHAAPNAQIIIVDPDRGNRVGFCREMTALGYGCTSRIAERLTENGEHYKGRFLTFSQVVVGEAA
- the nhaR gene encoding transcriptional activator NhaR, with the protein product MERINYQHLFYFWNVAREESITRACEKLHLAQPTISGQLAVLEQQIGEKLFYKQGRKLALTDTGRLVFNYAEEIFSLGRELSNTLKGRPTGRALRLVVGVADALPKMVVYRLIEPAFRLPEPVQILCYEDKTERLLSEMAMQGMDIVLSDAPLTPTSGAKAFNHLLGECGVTVFGAPALAATYSQNFPRCLSGAPFLLPTGNTSLRRSLDQWFDTESISPAIQAEIEDSALIKTFGSGGVGLFVAPSNVEVEIQSQYGVQAIGRIDSVHERFYAITMRRKLKHPAVTAILENARDKLFPA